In a single window of the Bactrocera dorsalis isolate Fly_Bdor chromosome 2, ASM2337382v1, whole genome shotgun sequence genome:
- the LOC105226644 gene encoding ubiquinol-cytochrome-c reductase complex assembly factor 2 isoform X3 has product MSAQYKRFLKVLEKWPTDKTKVGRDLGEQIRKQVKILSNPAGLTAEANVELNAQIDSLERLSSNIYAKKYQRRYASTATGLSAEQCSQVLSSEFLQYLNDEKVGEKSESD; this is encoded by the exons ATGTCAGCTCAATATAAAAGATTTCTTAAAGTTCTGGAAAAGTGGCCGACGGACAAGACAAAAGTGGGCAG GGACTTGGGAGAGCAGATACGAAAGCAAGTCAAAATTCTCTCTAATCCAGCTGGCCTTACTGCTGAGGCCAATGTCGAATTAAATGCACAAATTGATTCTTTAGAAAGATTATCTAGTAATATTTACGCTAAGAAATATCAGCGGAGGTACGCTTCTACAGCAACAGGATTGTCAGCGGAACAGTGCAGTCAAGTGCTGTCGTCTGAATTTTTACAGTACCTCAATGATGAAAAAGTAGGGGAAAAGAGCGAAAGTGATTAA
- the LOC105226643 gene encoding dihydrolipoyllysine-residue succinyltransferase component of 2-oxoglutarate dehydrogenase complex, mitochondrial isoform X1, which yields MSGLISVTVRRLPRDVLKLGMQAALTQEVKSACVIRQFSKLAVVTQTQVITRSEALPTVSYPSQSFRTINSFGTQGFHTTSNLWTTETVKTPPFPESVAEGDVKFTVKVGDYVAQDQVVMEVETDKTAMPVPAPFGGVIREILVEDGVTVKAGQPLFKIEKAEGTPTAAAAAPAAAAPPPAKPAAPAPAPAAAPAPKPAPPAARPPPPPAARAAPPPPPPKPSAPVGQIPVASVPPAQAAPQIKVPPGDYSRQITGTRTEQRVKMNRMRQKIASRLKDAQNTNAMLTTFNEIDMSAAMEFRKANLDAFQKKFGIKIGFMSIFSKASAYALQDQPVVNAVIDGQEIVYRDYVDISVAVATPKGLVVPVIRNVESMNYADIEIALAALGEKAKRNAIAIEDMDGGTFTISNGGVFGSLMGTPIINPPQSAILGMHGIFERPVAVKGQVVIRPMMYVALTYDHRLIDGREAVMFLRKVKAAVEDPRIMLAGL from the exons ATGTCAGGCTTAATTTCGGTAACAGTACGGCGTCTCCCTCGCGATGTCCTTAAATTGGGAATGCAAGCTGCACTTACTCAGGAG GTTAAATCAGCATGTGTAATACGCCAATTTTCAAAGTTGGCAGTGGTAACACAAACCCAGGTCATTACAAGAAGTGAAGCCCTTCCTACCGTCTCATACCCCTCTCAAAg TTTCAGAACTATCAATTCTTTTGGAACTCAAGGTTTTCACACCACTAGTAATTTGTGGACCACTGAGACGGTAAAAACGCCTCCTTTCCCTGAGTCCGTAGCCGAAGGAGATGTCAA atttactGTTAAAGTTGGAGATTATGTGGCTCAAGATCAGGTTGTTATGGAAGTTGAAACCGACAAAACTGCAATGCCTGTCCCTGCGCCTTTCGGAGGTGTAATTCGTGAGATATTAGTAGAAGATGGTGTGACAGTGAAAGCCGGTCAACCTTTGTTCAAAATAGAAAAGGCGGAAGGTACGCCaactgccgctgccgctgcacCGGCAGCTGCTGCACCTCCACCTGCAAAACCTGCTGCTCCTGCACCAGCTCCAGCTGCAGCACCGGCACCAAAACCAGCTCCTCCGGCGGCAAGACCACCACCGCCACCTGCAGCAAGAGCTGCTCCTCCACCACCACCACCTAAGCCCTCAGCACCTGTGGGCCAAATTCCAGTTGCTTCTGTGCCACCTGCCCAAGCTGCTCCACAAATAAAGGTTCCACCAGGTGATTATTCGCGCCAGATTACCGGCACCCGAACCGAGCAACGTGTGAAAATGAACCGAATGCGCCAAAAGATTGCTTCTCGTTTGAAGGACGCACAAAATACAAACGCGATGTTGACCACATTCAACGAAATCGATATGAG tgCTGCCATGGAATTCCGTAAAGCTAATCTAGATGCTTTCCAAAAGAAGTTTGGCATCAAGATTGGATTTATGTCTATATTCTCTAAAGCTTCTGCTTACGCTTTACAAGATCAACCTGTAGTTAATGCTGTTATTGACGGTCAG gaAATCGTGTATCGCGATTACGTGGATATCTCAGTGGCTGTTGCTACACCCAAGGGTCTAGTAGTGCCCGTGATAAGAAATGTCGAAAGTATGAATTATGCGGATATTGAAATTGCCTTGGCTGCACTTGGTGAAAAAGCAAAACGGAATGCAATCGCCATTGAAGATATGGATGGTGGAACCTTCACCATCAGTAATGGAGGTGTATTCGGTTCGTTGATGGGAACGCCAATTATAAATCCTCCCCAAAGTGCTATATTGGGCATGCATGGCATATTTGAACGACCAGTTGCGGTAAAGGGACAA GTTGTCATACGTCCAATGATGTATGTTGCTCTTACTTATGACCATCGACTGATTGATGGACGTGAGGCTGTAATGTTCTTGCGTAAAGTCAAGGCTGCTGTAGAAGATCCTAGAATAATGCTGGCTGGATTATAA
- the LOC109579565 gene encoding uncharacterized protein LOC109579565 has translation MNYSFYLFVFLCNTQFITSWRSFTFRFSAIQCTKRSQLISFINCSIPQQTGPRDGLSLSLKFSTAIVNPYLDLIVTATRSSQSEFVIINITQFDGCKFLQNTNRFNLLKILRNEFEKFAKMPNKCPVVKGTEIHVKNMSLDPERFPPYVPQTGFKTEVRLWEKYTPLFNLNVIGSVDMKKRIKKQQSKK, from the exons ATGAACTATTCATTCTACCTTTTCGTTTTCTTGTGTAACACACAATTTATCACATCTTGG CGCTCATTTACATTTCGCTTCTCTGCCATACAATGTACGAAACGATCACAACTTATCTCATTCATAAATTGTTCAATTCCGCAACAAACTGGACCTAGGGATGGCCTTTCACTTAGCTTGAAATTTTCTACTGCCATTGTGAATCCCTACCTCGACCTAATAGTAACAGCTACACGGAGCTCTCAATCGGAGTTTGTAATTATCAACATAACACAGTTTGATGGCTGCAAATTTCTACAGAACACCAACCGCTTCaacttattgaaaatattgcgcaatgaattcgaaaaatttgcaaaaatgccAAATAAGTGTCCAGTGGTAAAG gGCACGGAAATACATGTGAAGAACATGTCATTGGATCCGGAAAGGTTTCCCCCATATGTACCACAAACAGGTTTCAAGACAGAAGTACGACTGTGGGAAAAATACACGCCCCTTTTTAACCTCAATgttattggaagtgttgatATGAAAAAACGTATTAAGAAACAGCAATCAAAGAAATAA
- the LOC105226645 gene encoding probable methyltransferase-like protein 15 homolog codes for MIMLRRINQALIYLKSNYSTATNSPDGQIVRHVPVLCEQAINYLNPGPRKIFIDMTFGAGGHSKHILEKHNDIKVFALDRDPVAYELAISLSKEYSNRLIPLLGKFSDLPKLLKEHKIKKHSIDGILFDFGCSSMQFDEADRGFSISKNGPLDMRMDRGRNGDQVTAADVLARAEEGDLVKILRMYGEEKGAKKIARAIVEARCFYKIDTTKQLSDLVASCLQDTHRLDKIQRPTHVATKTFQALRIFINNELNEINYGMILANEYLRHEGRLVAITFHSLEDTIVKRHINGNVIEGLANPVPLKYCGHDISHDKELIEMFVRSNWKQLHKHVILPNEEEVMKNSRSRSAKLRAAIKVK; via the coding sequence ATGATAATGCTTCGTCGAATTAACCAagcattaatatatttaaagtcTAACTACAGCACTGCTACGAATAGCCCTGATGGACAAATAGTTAGACATGTACCTGTGCTCTGTGAGCAAGCAATTAACTATCTTAACCCAGGTCCTCGAAAAATTTTTATCGATATGACTTTCGGGGCCGGTGGTCACAGTAAACACATTTTAGAAAAACACAACGATATAAAAGTATTTGCTCTTGATCGAGATCCAGTTGCATATGAGCTCGCTATATCCTTAAGTAAAGAATATTCAAATCGACTAATACCATTATTGGGAAAATTCTCTGATTTGCCGAAGCTTTTAAAAGAGCATAAAATAAAGAAGCATTCCATTGATGGCATACTGTTTGATTTCGGTTGCTCTTCGATGCAATTTGACGAAGCGGACCGTGGCTTTTCTATTTCTAAAAATGGCCCTTTGGACATGCGCATGGATCGTGGACGAAATGGTGACCAAGTTACAGCCGCAGATGTTCTTGCTCGTGCCGAGGAAGGTGATCTAGTGAAAATACTGCGAATGTATGGTGAAGAGAAAGGAGCGAAAAAAATTGCTCGTGCGATCGTTGAGGCACGCTGTTTTTATAAGATTGATACTACCAAACAGCTATCTGATTTAGTGGCCTCGTGTCTTCAAGATACACATCGATTGGACAAAATTCAGCGGCCCACACACGTAGCCACAAAGACGTTTCAGGCATTGCGCATATTCATTAATAATGAATTAAATGAGATCAATTACGGAATGATTTTAGCTAACGAGTATTTGAGACACGAAGGCCGACTTGTCGCTATAACCTTTCATTCACTTGAGGATACAATAGTAAAACGACATATAAACGGGAATGTAATCGAAGGCCTTGCAAATCCGGTGCCGTTGAAATATTGTGGTCATGATATATCACATGATAAGGAATTAATTGAAATGTTTGTACGATCGAATTGGAAGCAGCTACATAAACACGTAATCCTTCCCAACGAGGAAGAAGTGATGAAAAACAGCCGAAGTAGATCTGCTAAACTGCGAGCTGCAATTAAAGTAAAATGA
- the LOC105226643 gene encoding dihydrolipoyllysine-residue succinyltransferase component of 2-oxoglutarate dehydrogenase complex, mitochondrial isoform X2: protein MSGLISVTVRRLPRDVLKLGMQAALTQEVKSACVIRQFSKLAVVTQTQVITRSEALPTVSYPSQRTINSFGTQGFHTTSNLWTTETVKTPPFPESVAEGDVKFTVKVGDYVAQDQVVMEVETDKTAMPVPAPFGGVIREILVEDGVTVKAGQPLFKIEKAEGTPTAAAAAPAAAAPPPAKPAAPAPAPAAAPAPKPAPPAARPPPPPAARAAPPPPPPKPSAPVGQIPVASVPPAQAAPQIKVPPGDYSRQITGTRTEQRVKMNRMRQKIASRLKDAQNTNAMLTTFNEIDMSAAMEFRKANLDAFQKKFGIKIGFMSIFSKASAYALQDQPVVNAVIDGQEIVYRDYVDISVAVATPKGLVVPVIRNVESMNYADIEIALAALGEKAKRNAIAIEDMDGGTFTISNGGVFGSLMGTPIINPPQSAILGMHGIFERPVAVKGQVVIRPMMYVALTYDHRLIDGREAVMFLRKVKAAVEDPRIMLAGL from the exons ATGTCAGGCTTAATTTCGGTAACAGTACGGCGTCTCCCTCGCGATGTCCTTAAATTGGGAATGCAAGCTGCACTTACTCAGGAG GTTAAATCAGCATGTGTAATACGCCAATTTTCAAAGTTGGCAGTGGTAACACAAACCCAGGTCATTACAAGAAGTGAAGCCCTTCCTACCGTCTCATACCCCTCTCAAAg AACTATCAATTCTTTTGGAACTCAAGGTTTTCACACCACTAGTAATTTGTGGACCACTGAGACGGTAAAAACGCCTCCTTTCCCTGAGTCCGTAGCCGAAGGAGATGTCAA atttactGTTAAAGTTGGAGATTATGTGGCTCAAGATCAGGTTGTTATGGAAGTTGAAACCGACAAAACTGCAATGCCTGTCCCTGCGCCTTTCGGAGGTGTAATTCGTGAGATATTAGTAGAAGATGGTGTGACAGTGAAAGCCGGTCAACCTTTGTTCAAAATAGAAAAGGCGGAAGGTACGCCaactgccgctgccgctgcacCGGCAGCTGCTGCACCTCCACCTGCAAAACCTGCTGCTCCTGCACCAGCTCCAGCTGCAGCACCGGCACCAAAACCAGCTCCTCCGGCGGCAAGACCACCACCGCCACCTGCAGCAAGAGCTGCTCCTCCACCACCACCACCTAAGCCCTCAGCACCTGTGGGCCAAATTCCAGTTGCTTCTGTGCCACCTGCCCAAGCTGCTCCACAAATAAAGGTTCCACCAGGTGATTATTCGCGCCAGATTACCGGCACCCGAACCGAGCAACGTGTGAAAATGAACCGAATGCGCCAAAAGATTGCTTCTCGTTTGAAGGACGCACAAAATACAAACGCGATGTTGACCACATTCAACGAAATCGATATGAG tgCTGCCATGGAATTCCGTAAAGCTAATCTAGATGCTTTCCAAAAGAAGTTTGGCATCAAGATTGGATTTATGTCTATATTCTCTAAAGCTTCTGCTTACGCTTTACAAGATCAACCTGTAGTTAATGCTGTTATTGACGGTCAG gaAATCGTGTATCGCGATTACGTGGATATCTCAGTGGCTGTTGCTACACCCAAGGGTCTAGTAGTGCCCGTGATAAGAAATGTCGAAAGTATGAATTATGCGGATATTGAAATTGCCTTGGCTGCACTTGGTGAAAAAGCAAAACGGAATGCAATCGCCATTGAAGATATGGATGGTGGAACCTTCACCATCAGTAATGGAGGTGTATTCGGTTCGTTGATGGGAACGCCAATTATAAATCCTCCCCAAAGTGCTATATTGGGCATGCATGGCATATTTGAACGACCAGTTGCGGTAAAGGGACAA GTTGTCATACGTCCAATGATGTATGTTGCTCTTACTTATGACCATCGACTGATTGATGGACGTGAGGCTGTAATGTTCTTGCGTAAAGTCAAGGCTGCTGTAGAAGATCCTAGAATAATGCTGGCTGGATTATAA